Part of the Chromatiaceae bacterium genome is shown below.
GCCTGGCGCCCAGCGTCGACCGGGCAGTGCTTCAGAGCGTATTGGTCGCGATCGACGCGGGGGCCTTCCCGGTCAGGGTGGCGGTGAACCTGAGCACAGCCAGCCTGGACGGTGACGAACAACTCGACTGGTTTGCGGAGACCTTGCAGCGCCATCCCTTGGCCGCCGGACGCCTGATCCTCGAGGTACCGGAATATGGCGCCACCGCGCACGCCACGCGCCTCGGCGACTGGATTGCGCGGCTCGGCCCACTGGGTGTCGAGTTTGCGCTCGATCATTTCGGCAAGGGATTCGCGTCATTCGCCTATCTGCGCGCACTGCGCGTCCATTATCTGAAGGTCGACGGCAGTTTCGTACGCAATCTTGCGCAACAGGAGGCGAACCGGTTCTTCCTGCGGGCGTTGGCGGAGATCGCCCACGGTCTGGACATGGCGGTGGTCGCCGATTCAGTCGAGAGCGAGGCCGACTGGCAGGCGATCAAGGGACTGGGCGTCGACGCGGGCCGCGGCTTTTGGCTTGGCAATCCGGAATAGTCCGCGCCGGCGGGTCTGGACGGTCGGCGCAAGGGTGTCCGACGCCGCCAACGGCTGTCAGGCTTTTTTGCAGTTTCGCGTTGCCGTTTTCCCAAGCTACTGACATTTAGAGCAAAACTTTTCTGGATTGAGTCTTGCTTGAGAACAAGATCGGCCACATGCGGAGGCCGACATGCGCATCCAGGGGAAAAATTGATGTCGAGCGACGGTGCAGTTCATGCCACCGGCCGCCATTGGCGCCGGCTTCCGGCCGCGTCCGTGCTCGCGTTTGCGTCGTGGGTTCTCCCGGTGCCTGTCTCGGCGTCGATGCACAACGACTTCTTGAGCGCAGCGGACCAGGGGCAATGCATCGAGAACGTCGTTTTTCACGTCATTCAACAGCGTGGCGTACGGCAGGCAGGTTCGGTGGTGCACGCGGCGCTGATGGCCCAGGCGCAACGTACCGCACAGCAGCGCTCACTCGGCTGCAGCGGCGACATCGCGGCCCAGGCGATCGCCGCCGGTGCGGATCCGGAACAGGTGCTCAAGGCCACCGCCGCCGGCCTCTGAGCCCGCCGCGTTCACCCTCATCCGAAAAGTTCCACCGGATCAGTTGCTTGGTCACGGTTCCGCGCGCGGGCCCTCAGGTTCGGTCATGCAACGCTATCGCTGACGACACGAAACTGTCACATAACGCTTCCACAATGCCGCCCGTATTTCAGTGAACCCTGAAATTCCCAAGAAGCCGCGCCGGACAGGATGCGGCACCCCAATGCACCGACCAGCCTAGTGGAGGCTCTCGTGTTGAAGAAGACCCTGGTATTCGCGGCCCTGTCGGGCGCCATCGTGTCGGGCGCCGCTCAGGCGGCTGCCGCACGTGACTACATCAGTATCGTCGGTTCGTCGACGGTGTATCCGTTTGCCACCGTGGTTGCCGAGCAGTTCGGCAAGACCACCAAGTTCAAGACGCCGAAGATCGAGTCGACCGGGTCCGGCGGCGGCCTGAAGCTGTTCTGCGCCGGCGTCGGCGTTGAGCACCCGGACATCACCAATGCCTCGCGCCGGATCAAGAAGTCGGAGCAGGAGTTGTGTGCGAAGAACGGCGTAAAAGAGATCGTCGAGGTCAAGATCGGCTACGACGGCATCGTGCTCGGCCAGTCGAAAGATGCCCAGCCGCTCGAACTGACCCGCAAGGACATCTTCCTGGCCCTGGCCAAGCAGGTGCCGGGCAAGGACGGCAAGCTGATCGACAACCCCAACATGACCTGGAAGGACGTGAACGCGGCGCTGCCGAACGTGAAGATCGAGGTGCTCGGTCCTCCGCCGACCTCCGGTACCCGTGATGCGTTCGTCGAACTGGCGATGGAAAGCGGTGCAAAGAAGTTCGACGACCTGGCCAAACTGCGTGATTCCAAGGATGAGGCCGAGATCAAATCGCTGATGGCCAAGCTCGGCATCCCCGAGAGCGCCTTCAACGCGAAAGGCAAGAAGGTATTCCAGGCAGTCGCGCACGGCATCCGCGAAGACGGTGCCTATATCGAGGCCGGCGAGAACGACAACCTGATCGTGCAGAAGCTCGAGGCCAACCCGAAAGCGGTCGGCATCTTCGGCTTCTCGTTCCTCGACCAGAATGCCGACAAGATCCACGGTGCGCTGGTCGACGGCAAGGAGCCGTCGTTCGAGAATATCGCCGACGGCAGCTACCCGGTCTCGCGTCCTCTGTACTTCTACGTCAAGAAGGCGCATATCGGTGCCGTGCCGGGCATCGCCGAGTACCTGGCCGAGTTCACCTCGGAGAAGGCCATGGGTGCGGAGGGCTATCTCTCGGACAAGGGCCTGATCCCGGCGCCCGACGCGGAGCGTGGCCAGTTCCGCCACGATGCCGAGGCAATGACCCCGATGAGCAGCCTGTAACCTCGCTGGTCAGGCCGTTGCCATGGATGGCGGTACCCTAGGGTGCCGCCATCTCGTTTCCGAGAGCTTGTACTGATACTTATGCAAACGTCTGTCTTGATTCTGGTCCTGCTTGGCGTGATGGCGATGGCCTACCATTTTGGCCGACGCCGTTCGCTGGCAACCGTCGGCGGCAAGACGGGTGCCCGAAAACTGCACTCGCTGCCGGCCTACTACGGCTTTTACACGGCGCTGTGGACCGGTCTGCCGGCATTGCTGATCGCCGGGCTGTGGATCTTCTTCGAGGGTGGCGTCATCACCAGCATGGTGGTCGAGGCGCTGCCGCAGGCGATGCGCGAACTGCCGCCGGACCGCCTGGGTCTGCTGGTCAACGACATCACCAACCTGGCCAACGGCAACATCGTCTCCAGCGATATCGATGCGGCGATGCAGCGTGCCGCCGATCACATGAACGAATTGCGTGCGATCGGCAAGACCGCGCTCGCCGTCGTCGCCCTGAGCATCGCACTGGGCGCCGGGTCGCTGGCGTGGCGCGCGATCGGGCCCGGGATGCGCGCCCGCAACCGCGTCGAGACCATCGTCAGCGGCCTGCTGATCGCCAGTTCACTGATCGCGATCCTGACCACGGTCGGCATCGTGATGTCGGTATTGTTCGAATCGTTCCGGTTCTTCCAGAAGATACCCCTCACCGATTTCCTGTTCGGCCTGGAATGGAGCCCGCAGGTGGCCCTGCGTGCCGACCAGGTCGGTGCCAGCGGTGCCTTCGGGGCGGTGCCGCTGTTCGCCGGCACCCTGTTGATCTCGTTGATCGCGCTGCTGGTCGCGGTGCCGATCGGATTGATGTCGGCGATCTACCTGGCGGACTATGCCGGGCCACGCGTGCGTGCCTACGCCAAACCGGTACTCGAGGTGCTGGCGGGGGTGCCGACGGTCGTGTACGGCTTTTTCGCCGCGTTGACGCTGGCGCCCGCGATCCGCGGCGCCGGCGAGGCGGTCGGTCTGACGGTCTCGTCGGAGAGCGCCCTGGCCGCCGGGCTGGTGATGGGGATCATGATCATCCCGTTCGTCTCGTCGCTGTCCGACGACGTGATCAACGCCGTGCCCCAGTCGTTGCGCGATGCCTCGTATGCGCTCGGCGCGACGCGTTCGGAGACCATCCGTCAGGTGATCCTGCCGGCCGCGTTGCCGGGCATCATGGGCGGCGTCCTACTGGCCGCATCGCGCGCGATCGGCGAGACGATGATCGTCGTCATGGCGGCCGGGCTGAGCGCCAACCTGACCATGAATCCGTTGGACAGCGTCACAACGGTCACGGTACAGATCGTGACCCTGCTGGTCGGTGACCAGGAATTCGACAGTGCCAAGACGCTGGCAGCGTTCGCACTGGGCCTGCTGCTGTTCGTCGTGACCCTGGCGCTGAACATCGTGGCCCTGCATATCGTGCGTAAGTACCGCGAGCAGTACGAGTGACGAAACATGGCTGAATCCACCAATACCACCACCCGCACGATCGATGTCGTGAACGCCTCTCTGAAGCGCCGCTACGCGCGCGAGCGGCGCTTCAGACTGATGGGCATGGGTGCCGTCATGCTTGGCCTGCTGTTTGTCGGCATCCTGTTTGCCGACATCATCGGCAAAGGGTACGGCGCCTTCATGCAGACACATGTGCGGTTGGAGGTGTTCTTCGACCCGGCGGTGATCGACCCCGACGGCAGGCGTGATATGGACGAGATCGCGCGTGCCGATTTCCGCCAGCTGGTGCGTGCCCCGTTGGCCGAGAAATTCCCGGAGGTCACTGGTCGCCGCGACAAGCGCGCACTGTATGCGCTGCTCAGTTCCGGCGCGCCGCATCAATTGCTCGCGATGGTCAAGGCCGACCCCGGTCTGATCGGCACGCGCCGCGCGGTGGATCTGATCGCCGACGACGAGATCGACATGCTGGTCAAGGGCCAGATCAATCGCAATGCGCCGCCCGAGGACCGTCGGCTGAGCGATCAGGTCATCGGCTGGGTCGATCGTCTGGATGCCGAAGGGCTGGTCATGAAGAAATTCAATACCGGCTTCTTCCTGAACGGCGATTCGCGGGAGCCCGAGCTGGCCGGGATCGGCGGCGCGGTCGCCGGTTCCTTCTATACGTTGCTGGTCACGCTGTTGTTGTCGTTCCCAATCGGTGTCGCGGCGGCGGTGTATCTTGAAGAATTTGCACCCAAGAACCGCTGGACCGATCTGATCGAGGTGAACATCAACAACCTCGCAGCGGTGCCGTCGATCGTGTTCGGGCTGCTTGGCCTGGCCATGTTCATCAACCTGTTCGGCCTGCCGCGCTCCGCGCCGCTGGTCGGCGGCCTGGTGCTGACGCTGATGACCCTGCCGACCATCATCATCGCCGCGCGCGCCGCCTTGAAGTCGGTGCCGCCTTCGATCCGCGAGGCCGCGCTCGGGGTCGGCGCCTCGAAGATGCAGACCGTATTCCATCACGTCGTGCCGCTGGCGATGCCGGGCATGCTGACCGGTACCATCATCGGCATGGCCCAGGCGCTGGGCGAGACCGCGCCACTGCTGATGATCGGCATGGTCGCGTTCATCGTCGACGTTCCGGGTGGGCCGCTTGATCCGTCGACGGTACTGCCGGTGCAGGTCTATCTGTGGGCCGACAGTCCGGAGCGTGCGTTCGTCGAGCGCACCTCGGCCGCCATCATCGTGCTGCTGGCCTTTCTCATCGTTATGAATACCCTTGCGGTGATCCTGCGCAAACGCTTCGAGCGTCGCTGGTGATCAGTGTGACGGACGAGGAACAACAAATGTCTACCATCGAATCCACTGCGACCGATCTCGATCTGAGTGGTACCAAGGCCCGTTCGGATGCCGGCTCGCGGCCGCTCGACAGCGATTTCAAGACGGTCGGTGAGGTACGTGTCGCCAATCCGCGCATGACCTCGACCGGCGTCAACGTCTTCTACGGAGACAAACACGCGATCAAGGATGTCAGCCTGGACATCGCCCAGAACCAGGTGATCGCGATGATCGGGCCCTCAGGGTGCGGCAAGTCGACCTTTCTGCGCTGCCTCAACCGCATGAATGACACGATCGACATCTGTCGGGTGACCGGCGAGATCAAGCTCGACGACCAGGACATCTACGACAAGAAGCTGGATGTCGTGCCGTTGCGCGCACAGGTCGGCATGGTGTTCCAGAAGCCGAACCCTTTCCCCAAGTCGATCTACGACAACATCGCCTATGGGCCACGCATTCACGGCCTGGCCGCGACGCGCGCGGAACTGGACGAGGTCGTCGAGCGCAGCCTGACCAAGGCAGGCCTGTGGGACGAGGTCAAGGATCGGCTGGACCAGCCGGGCACCGGCCTGTCGGGCGGCCAGCAGCAGCGCCTGTGCATAGCGCGCACGATCGCCGTCGAACCCGAGGTGATCCTGATGGATGAACCCTGCTCGGCGCTCGACCCGATTGCCACGGCCAAGGTCGAGGAACTGATCGATGAGCTGCGCGAGAACTACACCATCGCGATCGTCACCCACTCGATGCAACAGGCGGCGCGCGTGTCGCAGCGCACTGCCTATTTCCACCTGGGCAACCTGGTCGAGGTCGGGGAGACCACCCAGATCTTTACCAATCCAAGGCACAAACTGACCGAGGACTACATCACCGGCCGTTTCGGTTGACAGGACCATGACCGGGATCGCGGAAGACGCCGGCAGACATACCGATCGGCACATTCTTTCACGATTCGACGGAGACCTCGGGCACTTCCGCGGTCTCGTGCTGGAGATGGGTGAGCGCGTGCGCAACCAGGTGTTGCTGGCCTGCGATGCACTCGCCGCATGCGATATCGGCAAGGCACGCAAGGTGATCCACGATCATCGGGTCATCCGCGATCTCGACATCGATGCGCTGGAGGCGAACGCACGCCTGTTCGCGATCCACCAGCCCGTGGCACGCGATCTGCGATTCGTGTTGACCCTGTCGCGGGCGGTTTACGATCTCGAACGGATCGGTGGCGAGGCAGTCCGGATCGCCGATATCGTCGAGGCCCTGTACGAACACCAGCCGTCGTTGCGGGATTGTGTGATCTTCGAGGATGTGCGTCGGATCGGCGCGCCCGCGGTCAGCCTGCTGGAACGCAGTATCCGCGCGATCGCCGGTGAGGATGTCCAGTTGGCGGTCGAGGTTGCCCTGCAGGGCAAGGACATGAACGACCTTTTCGAGGGTTCGATCCGGCGCCTGGCAACCTATCTGATGGAAGATCCGCGCAATATCCGCTGGGTGATCGACGCGACACTCGGTATCCGATCGATGGAGCGCGTCGGCGATCACGCCTGCAGCATCGCACGCAACCTGATCTACTCGGTCACCGGCAGGGATGTACGCCACGTCAACGCGGCGAGCCTGAGTCCGGACTGAACCTCTGCATGCACTAGGGGTTCAGGTCTCCAACAGCGTCCGGAAATAGGCCCCCCAAACGATCAGCAGCCCGATCGCGGTCGC
Proteins encoded:
- the pstC gene encoding phosphate ABC transporter permease subunit PstC: MQTSVLILVLLGVMAMAYHFGRRRSLATVGGKTGARKLHSLPAYYGFYTALWTGLPALLIAGLWIFFEGGVITSMVVEALPQAMRELPPDRLGLLVNDITNLANGNIVSSDIDAAMQRAADHMNELRAIGKTALAVVALSIALGAGSLAWRAIGPGMRARNRVETIVSGLLIASSLIAILTTVGIVMSVLFESFRFFQKIPLTDFLFGLEWSPQVALRADQVGASGAFGAVPLFAGTLLISLIALLVAVPIGLMSAIYLADYAGPRVRAYAKPVLEVLAGVPTVVYGFFAALTLAPAIRGAGEAVGLTVSSESALAAGLVMGIMIIPFVSSLSDDVINAVPQSLRDASYALGATRSETIRQVILPAALPGIMGGVLLAASRAIGETMIVVMAAGLSANLTMNPLDSVTTVTVQIVTLLVGDQEFDSAKTLAAFALGLLLFVVTLALNIVALHIVRKYREQYE
- the phoU gene encoding phosphate signaling complex protein PhoU, whose protein sequence is MTGIAEDAGRHTDRHILSRFDGDLGHFRGLVLEMGERVRNQVLLACDALAACDIGKARKVIHDHRVIRDLDIDALEANARLFAIHQPVARDLRFVLTLSRAVYDLERIGGEAVRIADIVEALYEHQPSLRDCVIFEDVRRIGAPAVSLLERSIRAIAGEDVQLAVEVALQGKDMNDLFEGSIRRLATYLMEDPRNIRWVIDATLGIRSMERVGDHACSIARNLIYSVTGRDVRHVNAASLSPD
- a CDS encoding PstS family phosphate ABC transporter substrate-binding protein, yielding MRHPNAPTSLVEALVLKKTLVFAALSGAIVSGAAQAAAARDYISIVGSSTVYPFATVVAEQFGKTTKFKTPKIESTGSGGGLKLFCAGVGVEHPDITNASRRIKKSEQELCAKNGVKEIVEVKIGYDGIVLGQSKDAQPLELTRKDIFLALAKQVPGKDGKLIDNPNMTWKDVNAALPNVKIEVLGPPPTSGTRDAFVELAMESGAKKFDDLAKLRDSKDEAEIKSLMAKLGIPESAFNAKGKKVFQAVAHGIREDGAYIEAGENDNLIVQKLEANPKAVGIFGFSFLDQNADKIHGALVDGKEPSFENIADGSYPVSRPLYFYVKKAHIGAVPGIAEYLAEFTSEKAMGAEGYLSDKGLIPAPDAERGQFRHDAEAMTPMSSL
- a CDS encoding phosphate ABC transporter ATP-binding protein encodes the protein MSTIESTATDLDLSGTKARSDAGSRPLDSDFKTVGEVRVANPRMTSTGVNVFYGDKHAIKDVSLDIAQNQVIAMIGPSGCGKSTFLRCLNRMNDTIDICRVTGEIKLDDQDIYDKKLDVVPLRAQVGMVFQKPNPFPKSIYDNIAYGPRIHGLAATRAELDEVVERSLTKAGLWDEVKDRLDQPGTGLSGGQQQRLCIARTIAVEPEVILMDEPCSALDPIATAKVEELIDELRENYTIAIVTHSMQQAARVSQRTAYFHLGNLVEVGETTQIFTNPRHKLTEDYITGRFG
- the pstA gene encoding phosphate ABC transporter permease PstA — its product is MAESTNTTTRTIDVVNASLKRRYARERRFRLMGMGAVMLGLLFVGILFADIIGKGYGAFMQTHVRLEVFFDPAVIDPDGRRDMDEIARADFRQLVRAPLAEKFPEVTGRRDKRALYALLSSGAPHQLLAMVKADPGLIGTRRAVDLIADDEIDMLVKGQINRNAPPEDRRLSDQVIGWVDRLDAEGLVMKKFNTGFFLNGDSREPELAGIGGAVAGSFYTLLVTLLLSFPIGVAAAVYLEEFAPKNRWTDLIEVNINNLAAVPSIVFGLLGLAMFINLFGLPRSAPLVGGLVLTLMTLPTIIIAARAALKSVPPSIREAALGVGASKMQTVFHHVVPLAMPGMLTGTIIGMAQALGETAPLLMIGMVAFIVDVPGGPLDPSTVLPVQVYLWADSPERAFVERTSAAIIVLLAFLIVMNTLAVILRKRFERRW